A genomic window from Vitis riparia cultivar Riparia Gloire de Montpellier isolate 1030 chromosome 18, EGFV_Vit.rip_1.0, whole genome shotgun sequence includes:
- the LOC117906311 gene encoding laccase-14-like, with amino-acid sequence MWLIMKVFHLQILVFLLFGGGIHCQASTGRHTFVVRETSYTRLCSTKNILTVNGKFPGPTIYAIKGETIIVDVYNRGKENLTIHWHGVTMPRYPWTDGTEYITQCPIKPGSKFSQKIILSFEEGTLWWHAHSDWTRATVHGAIIIYPKNGTKYPFHKPNAEVPIILGQWWKSDVNAVRDEGLATGADPNPSDSLLINGQPGDLYPCSKSGTFKLTVDHGKTYLLRIINVALHEALFFAIAKHKMTVVGTDGSYTKPLTQDYITIFPGQTFDVLLEANQRPDHYYMAAITYSIAPKYRNFYDNTTTTAIVQYKGYYTPSSLPSLPHFPAYNDTNASVQVMANLRSLADAEHPCNVPLSVSTKLIYVVSVNSYPCINNSCAGPNGTRFAASINNISFHFPLTDILQAYYYNISGVYEDKFPSVPPLVFDFTADYLPLVYELPSSATEVRVLEYNSTVEIVFQGSNVVAGTYHPMHLHGHSFYVVGWGFGNFDENSDPLRYNLVDPPLQNTVSVPKNGWAAIRFKASNPGVWFIHCHIERHQTWGMNTALIVKNGKHPEAQMLPPPSDMPPC; translated from the exons ATGTGGTTGATCATGAAGGTTTTCCACTTGCAAATTTTAGTGTTTCTACTTTTTGGTGGTGGCATTCATTGCCAAGCTTCAACCGGTCGGCATACTTTTGTG GTGAGGGAAACTTCATATACAAGGCTTTGTAGCACCAAAAACATCTTGACAGTAAATGGAAAATTTCCGGGACCAACTATATATGCTATAAAAGGAGAGACGATCATTGTCGACGTTTATAACAGGGGAAAAGAAAACCTCACCATTCACTG GCATGGGGTGACCATGCCTAGATATCCATGGACAGATGGTACCGAGTATATCACACAATGCCCAATTAAGCCAGGGTCAAAGTTTAGCCAGAAGATCATCCTTTCCTTTGAGGAAGGCACTTTATGGTGGCATGCTCATAGTGATTGGACTCGAGCCACCGTTCATGGAGCTATAATCATCTATCCTAAGAATGGAACCAAGTATCCTTTTCACAAACCTAACGCAGAAGTTCCCATCATATTAG GACAATGGTGGAAGAGTGATGTGAATGCGGTTCGAGATGAAGGGCTTGCAACTGGAGCTGACCCCAATCCCTCTGATTCTTTATTGATAAATGGACAACCCGGTGATCTATATCCATGCTCAAAATCAG GCACATTCAAGCTAACAGTGGATCATGGAAAGACCTATCTACTTCGCATAATCAATGTTGCCTTGCACGAGGCTCTCTTCTTCGCCATTGCCAAGCATAAAATGACAGTGGTTGGAACAGATGGTAGCTACACGAAACCATTGACACAAGATTATATCACAATATTTCCTGGCCAAACCTTTGATGTCTTACTAGAAGCCAACCAACGCCCGGATCACTATTACATGGCGGCTATAACTTATTCCATTGCCCCAAAATATCGTAATTTTTATGATAACACAACCACCACAGCTATTGTACAGTACAAGGGATACTACACTCCATCTTCACTTCCTTCCTTGCCTCATTTTCCTgcatacaatgacacaaatgcaTCGGTTCAGGTCATGGCCAACCTTCGAAGCTTAGCAGATGCAGAACATCCTTGCAATGTCCCATTGAGCGTGAGCACTAAACTGATTTACGTTGTTTCTGTAAACTCGTACCCATGCATCAATAATTCATGTGCAGGGCCCAATGGGACGCGGTTCGCCGCAAGTATAAACaacataagcttccatttccCTCTAACTGACATACTACAAGCTTACTATTATAATATCAGTGGTGTGTATGAAGATAAATTTCCTAGCGTTCCACCATTGGTGTTCGATTTTACAGCTGATTATCTTCCATTAGTCTATGAGTTGCCGAGCAGCGCAACAGAAGTAAGGGTGCTAGAGTATAACTCCACAGTGGAGATTGTTTTTCAAGGGTCAAATGTGGTTGCAGGGACATACCACCccatgcatctccatggacatAGTTTCTATGTTGTTGGATGGGGATTTGGGAATTTCGATGAAAATAGTGACCCTTTGCGCTATAATTTGGTGGATCCTCCCCTTCAGAATACCGTCTCTGTTCCTAAGAATGGTTGGGCTGCAATCAGATTCAAGGCATCCAACCCTG GAGTGTGGTTCATACACTGCCATATAGAACGCCATCAGACTTGGGGCATGAACACTGCACTCATAGTGAAAAATGGTAAACACCCAGAAGCTCAAATGCTGCCTCCTCCATCCGACATGCCACCATGTTGA